The genome window CCTTTAGTTGTAAGTGTTGGTGGTGAAATAAATACTCCTAGAATTCCAAGCGTTAAACAAATCATGGAATCCTCTAAGAAGCCAGTTAAGGAAGTTAAATTTGATGCACAGTCTAAGGTTAGAATAAAGGAAATTAAGCCAATGATTGTAAATAGAAAGAGAATAGTTATTGAGGAAAGCGACATAAATAAAGCGGTTGATAAATTAATTGAATATTTAAAGTCTGACGGGGTGATCTAATATGAAAGCTGTAGTGTTCTCGGAAAGTCCAGTATTCTTTAAAATGGCTTCAGCTGTTGCTCAAAGTTTCGGAGGAGAAGTAATAGGAATATCTAATAACGAGAACGTTAAGTTTGTAAATAAACTATATGTCGTTGATAAAATTGATGAAGATGGTATTGTAGATTTGATATCTTCACTTTCTCCGGACGTAATACTAACTGGAAATGTTAGAAGGGATAGAGCAATAGCTGGAAGAGTAGCGGGAAGGTTAAAGTTACCTATAGTTACTGACGTAGTCTCACTAAAGGTTGAAGAGAATAAGATTACGTTAAATAGGGTAGCGTATAGTGGAATGGGGCTAGTTACTCTAGAGAGTGAACTTCCAATTGTTATAACTGTTGCAAATACACAATTACAACCTAAGGAACTTCAGCCTAGCGTAGAGAAGGTTCAATTGAAAGAGGGTAGAGTTAAAATTATCGGTAGGAAATCCACTTCCTCCGGAGTTAATTTAGCTACCGCAGATATTGTAGTTGGTGTTGGAAGAGGAATTGGATCTAAAGAAAATGTAAAATACGCTGAGGAATTAGCGAACGCATTAGGTGGTGCAGTAGGTGGGAGCAGGCCGGTAGCTGCTGAGCTTAACTGGGTTCCAGAGGATAGGCAAATAGGTTTATCTGGTTTAAGAATCAGACCCAAATTATATATAGCCTTGGGAATATCTGGTCAGCCTCAGCATATAGCTGGTATAAGGGATTCGAAAATTATAGTTGCCGTTAATACTGATAAGAATGCACCGATACTTGAAAACGCAGACTACTTGGTTGTAGGGAATGCAGTTGAGTTCTGTAAAGCTATGGTGAGTAAGCTAGGGAAAAAATAATAATGATAAAACCTATTTTATTTTTATGGTATTTCCTTTTAAGTCGCTAGAGGATTTTAAAGTAGAAATAACCCAAGATCATGAGTTGTTAAGAAGTGCAGTTAGAGATTTTGCTGAAAATGTACTGGCAAAGTATGTTGAGAAAGGTGAAAAAGAATTAGATATCCCTTTAGAGGCTAAGCGAAAGGCTAAGGAAATAGGTCTATATGGCTTATTTGCAAGCCAGGATTTAGGAGGACAAGGAGCAGATTATTTATCGTTACTTACGGCAACAGAGGAATTAGCTAGAATTTGGCCTTCATTTAGCACATTTTTGTTAATAAATTGGATGTTCATTTATGCATTATCTAGATTTGGAAGCGAAGAATTAAAGAAAAAATATGTTACACCAGTAGCTAATGGTGATAAAGTAGCTGCATTTGCTGTTACTGAACCAGTTGCTGGTTCAGACGTGGCTGGTATAAAGTCAACGGCAAAGAAACTAGATGGGGAATACGTAATAAATGGAAGAAAGATTTTCATAACTAATGGCGACATCGCTGATTATTACTTAATTGCAGTTAGGACATCACCTCCAGATTCCAAGGCTAGATGGAAAGGTATATCAATGTTTGTTGTAGAGAAAGACGCTGTAAAACCAGTAAGCAGAATAGAGACTACTGGGTTAAAGTCCTCTCATACTGCTGAAATCGTGCTTGAAGACGTGAAAGTACCCTCTGAAAATCTACTGGGAGAAGAAGGTAGTGGATTTAAATATGCAGTAAGTTCTTTTGATTTCGCTAGGACAATAGTAGCTTCACAAGCCTTAGGAATTGGGCAAGCTGCATTGGAGAAAATGATAAATTATTCACTTCAAAGAACTGCATTCGAAAAGAAACTAGCTGAATTTCAATTGGTTCAAACCAAAGTTTCTGAATCGTTAGCGGATTTAGAAGTAGCTAGATTAATAACGTATTGGGCAGGGACGCTGTTTAAGAATGGTAAAGAAAACGAATATGTAATAGCCGCGTCATTAGCGAAATTCATATCTACCGAATCTGCTGA of Sulfolobus sp. E5-1-F contains these proteins:
- a CDS encoding electron transfer flavoprotein subunit alpha/FixB family protein → MKAVVFSESPVFFKMASAVAQSFGGEVIGISNNENVKFVNKLYVVDKIDEDGIVDLISSLSPDVILTGNVRRDRAIAGRVAGRLKLPIVTDVVSLKVEENKITLNRVAYSGMGLVTLESELPIVITVANTQLQPKELQPSVEKVQLKEGRVKIIGRKSTSSGVNLATADIVVGVGRGIGSKENVKYAEELANALGGAVGGSRPVAAELNWVPEDRQIGLSGLRIRPKLYIALGISGQPQHIAGIRDSKIIVAVNTDKNAPILENADYLVVGNAVEFCKAMVSKLGKK
- a CDS encoding acyl-CoA dehydrogenase family protein, which codes for MVFPFKSLEDFKVEITQDHELLRSAVRDFAENVLAKYVEKGEKELDIPLEAKRKAKEIGLYGLFASQDLGGQGADYLSLLTATEELARIWPSFSTFLLINWMFIYALSRFGSEELKKKYVTPVANGDKVAAFAVTEPVAGSDVAGIKSTAKKLDGEYVINGRKIFITNGDIADYYLIAVRTSPPDSKARWKGISMFVVEKDAVKPVSRIETTGLKSSHTAEIVLEDVKVPSENLLGEEGSGFKYAVSSFDFARTIVASQALGIGQAALEKMINYSLQRTAFEKKLAEFQLVQTKVSESLADLEVARLITYWAGTLFKNGKENEYVIAASLAKFISTESAERIILRAMSVYGGYGVTTSTGLERMLRDLQIMKTYEGTNDIQRISAARFLYNKFIGYKV